In the genome of Nycticebus coucang isolate mNycCou1 chromosome 12, mNycCou1.pri, whole genome shotgun sequence, one region contains:
- the MRPL28 gene encoding 39S ribosomal protein L28, mitochondrial: protein MPLHKFPVCLWRRLRLQQGICARLPGHYLRSLEPARMPAPVHYRPHGAKFRVNPKNGQRERVEDVPIPIYYPPESQQGLWGGEGWILGHRYANNDKLSRRVKKVWKPQLFQRELYSEILDKKFMVTVTMRTLDLIDEAYGFDFYILKTPKEDLCSKFGMDLKRGMLLRLAQQDPQLHPDDPEQRAAIYDKYKEFAIPEAEAEWVGLTLEEAVEKQRLLEEKDPVPLFKVYVEELLQQLQHQALAEPAVQKRASGK, encoded by the exons ATGCCCCTGCACAAGTTCCCTGTCTGCCTGTGGAGGCGGCTGCGGCTGCAGCAGGGCATCTGTGCGCGCCTGCCCGGGCATTACCTGCGTTCTCTGGAGCCGGCGCGGATGCCCGCGCCTGTGCACTATCGGCCGCACGGGGCCAAGTTCAGGGTTAATCCCAAGAACGGGCAGCGGGAGCGCGTGGAGGACGTGCCCATTCCCATCTACTACCCCCCGGAGTCACAGCAGGGGCTGTGGGGCGGCGAGGGCTGGATCTTGGGTCACAGATACGCCAACAACGACAAG CTCTCAAGAAGGGTGAAGAAGGTGTGGAAGCCACAGTTGTTTCAGCGAGAGCTTTACAGTGAGATCCTGGACAAGAAGTTCATGGTGACTGTGACCATGCGGACCCTGGATCTCATCGATGAGGCCTATGGATTTGACTTCTACATCCTCAAG ACCCCAAAGGAGGATCTATGTTCCAAGTTTGGGATGGACCTGAAGCGAGGGATGCTGCTAAGGCTTGCCCAACAGGACCCCCAATTGCACCCGGATGACCCTGAGCAGAGGGCggccatctatgacaaatatAAG GAGTTTGCCATCCCAGAAGCAGAGGCAGAGTGGGTTGGGCTGACGCTGGAGGAGGCTGTGGAGAAGCAGAGGCTTCTGGAAGAGAAG GACCCTGTCCCTCTGTTCAAAGTCTACGTGGAAGAGCTACTCCAGCAGCTTCAGCATCAGGCATTGGCGGAGCCTGCAGTACAGAAGAGAGCCAGCGGGAAGTGA
- the PGAP6 gene encoding post-GPI attachment to proteins factor 6 isoform X4 encodes MPLSTMLLSNTSVNVSHPAPGDWFVAAHLPPSSQKIQVKGFVPTCAYIFQPDMLVIRVVKTSIVEPDMPLPQTLLSHPSYLKIFVPEYTQELQLELQGCASNGSLGCPVRLTVGSVTLPNNFQKVLTCTSLTWPCRLLLPSPPWDRWLQVMAENLAGSHEAVAFSAVAALTACRPWSMTFSHLLQSRQNQTYNTSIGQQSLSPCHRDLGRSSGWSSSPFCLLSYPIIREDMDVVSVRFQPLDRILVTVHLNTPSMMQLRLNTGMDSGGSLTISLRTNKTEITNDTLVVACVNAASPFLSFNTSHNCTTAFFQGYPLSLSASSLRANLIIPYPETDNWYLSLQLVCLRSPQGCEETVVHVETTLHLVPCLNDCGPYGQCLLLRRHSYLYAGCSCKAGWRGWSCTDNTTAQTVAQQRAAALLLTLSNLMFLAPIAICVHRFFLVEASVYAYTMFFSTFYHACDQPGKAVLCILNYDTLQYCDFLGSGVSIWVTILCMARLKTVLKHVLFLLGTLVIAMSLQLDRRGAWNIMGPCLFAFVIMASMWVYRCGHRRQCYPSSWQRWVFYLLPGISMATVGITIYTSLMTADNYYYTHSIWHMLLAGSAALLLPPREKHTEPWTCWQRLPCHYQICRNNRDELYTVT; translated from the exons ATGCCACTGAGCACCATGTTGCTAAGCAACACCTCTGTCAACGTCTCCCACCCAGCACCTGGGGACTGGTTTGTGGCTGCTCATCTTCCCCCCTCATCCCAGAAGATCCAGGTGAAG GGCTTTGTTCCCACCTGTGCTTACATCTTCCAGCCTGACATGCTGGTCATACGTGTGGTTAAGACCTCCATTGTGGAACCTGATATGCCTCTTCCACAGActctcctctcccaccccagcTACCTCAA GATCTTTGTCCCCGAGTACACACAGGAGCTACAATTGGAGCTGCAGGGCTGTGCATCCAATGGGAGCCTGGGCTGCCCTGTGCGTCTCACTGTGGGCTCAGTCACCCTACCTAACAACTTCCAGAAGGTGCTCACCTGCACCAGCCTCACCTGGCCCTGCCGCTTGCTGCTGCCCTCACCGCCCTGGGACCGGTGGCTACAAGTGATGGCTGAGAACCTGGCAGGGTCCCATGAAGCAGTAGCTTTCAGTGCTGTAGCTGCCCTTACAG CTTGTAGGCCATGGAGTATGACCTTCTCCCACCTTCTGCAAAGCAGACAAAACCAGACCTACAACACCTCCATTGGACAGCAGTCCCTGAGCCCCTGCCACCGGGACCTGGGCAGGAGCAGTGGGTGGAGCAGTAGCCCCTTCTGCCTCTTGAGCTACCCGATCATTCGAGAGGACATGGATGTGGTATCTGTGCGCTTCCAGCCCCTGGACAGGATCTTGGTGACAGTGCATTTGAACACACCCTCCATGATGCAGCTCCGCCTCAACACAGGCATGGACAGTGGGGGTTCCCTCACCATCTCCCTGAGGACCAACAAG ACAGAGATTACAAACGATACCTTGGTGGTGGCCTGTGTGAATGCTGCCTCACCCTTCCTCAGCTTCAACACCTCGCACAactgcaccacag CCTTCTTCCAGGGCTACCCCCTGTCTCTGAGTGCCTCATCCCTCAGGGCCAATCTCATCATCCCCTACCCAGAGACAGACAACTGGTACCTCTCCCTGCAGCTGGTGTGCCTCAGGAGTCCACA GGGCTGTGAGGAGACTGTAGTCCATGTGGAGACCACCTTGCACCTGGTGCCCTGTTTGAACGACTGTGGCCCCTATGGGCAGTGCCTCCTGCTTCGCAGACATAGCTACCTTTATGCAGGATGCAGCTGCAAGGCAG GCTGGCGTGGGTGGAGCTGTACTGACAACACCACTGCCCAGACCGTGGCACAGCAGAGGGCAGCCGCACTGCTGCTGACACTCAGCAACCTCATGTTCCTGGCTCCCATTGCCATCTGTGTACACCGCTTCTTTCTTGTGGAGGCCTCTGTCTATGCCTACACCATGTTCTTCTCCACG TTCTACCATGCCTGTGACCAGCCAGGCAAGGCAGTGCTCTGCATCCTCAACTATGACACACTGCAGTACTGTGACTTCTTGGGCTCCGGGGTGTCCATCTGGGTCACCATTCTCTGCATGGCACGGCTGAAGACTGTCCTGAAACAT GTTCTGTTTCTCCTGGGCACACTGGTCATCGCCATGTCCTTGCAGCTGGACCGCAGGGGGGCCTGGAACATTATGGGGCCCTGCCTCTTTGCCTTTGTGATCATGGCCTCTATGTGG GTATACCGCTGTGGGCACCGGCGCCAATGCTACCCCAGTTCATGGCAGCGCTGGGTCTTCTACCTCCTGCCTGGCATCTCCATGGCCACTGTAGGCATCACTATCTACACTTCCTTAATGACCGCTGACAACTATTACTACACCCACAGCATCTGGCACATGCTGCTGGCAGGGAGTGCGGCGTTACTATTGCCACCACGGGAGAAGCACACAGAGCCCTGGACCTGCTGGCAGAGGCTCCCCTGCCACTATCAGATCTGCAGGAACAATCGGGATGAGCTCTACACGGTGACATGA
- the PGAP6 gene encoding post-GPI attachment to proteins factor 6 isoform X3: MSSQVRAGNQPPHLSLFTCPVEGPSQLLEAQRGREKECVLVSSTWGRYVALVSEHFSQAPQRLSFYSWYGSARLFRFHVPPDTVLLHWLLQVSRGSGPTCTDVEITVYFRYGAPPVINPLGTRFPDNTSVQPSFHVSMPLSTMLLSNTSVNVSHPAPGDWFVAAHLPPSSQKIQVKPDMLVIRVVKTSIVEPDMPLPQTLLSHPSYLKIFVPEYTQELQLELQGCASNGSLGCPVRLTVGSVTLPNNFQKVLTCTSLTWPCRLLLPSPPWDRWLQVMAENLAGSHEAVAFSAVAALTACRPWSMTFSHLLQSRQNQTYNTSIGQQSLSPCHRDLGRSSGWSSSPFCLLSYPIIREDMDVVSVRFQPLDRILVTVHLNTPSMMQLRLNTGMDSGGSLTISLRTNKTEITNDTLVVACVNAASPFLSFNTSHNCTTAFFQGYPLSLSASSLRANLIIPYPETDNWYLSLQLVCLRSPQGCEETVVHVETTLHLVPCLNDCGPYGQCLLLRRHSYLYAGCSCKAGWRGWSCTDNTTAQTVAQQRAAALLLTLSNLMFLAPIAICVHRFFLVEASVYAYTMFFSTFYHACDQPGKAVLCILNYDTLQYCDFLGSGVSIWVTILCMARLKTVLKHVLFLLGTLVIAMSLQLDRRGAWNIMGPCLFAFVIMASMWVYRCGHRRQCYPSSWQRWVFYLLPGISMATVGITIYTSLMTADNYYYTHSIWHMLLAGSAALLLPPREKHTEPWTCWQRLPCHYQICRNNRDELYTVT; this comes from the exons ATGTCCTCACAGGTGAGAGCAGGCAACCAGCCCCCACATCTGAGCCTCTTTACCTGTCCAGTGGAGGGGCCTTCACAGCTACTGGAagctcaaaggggaagagaaaaggagtgTGTCCTGGTATCCAGCACCTGGGGCAGAT ACGTGGCACTTGTGTCTGAGCACTTCTCACAGGCCCCGCAGAGGCTGTCCTTCTACAGCTGGTATGGCAGCGCCAGGCTCTTCCGCTTCCACGTGCCCCCGGACACCGTGCTGCTGCACTGGCTGCTGCAAGTTTCACGGGGCAGCGGCCCCACATGCACTGATGTGGAGATCACCGT GTACTTCCGCTATGGCGCTCCTCCAGTCATCAACCCGCTGGGCACCAGATTCCCAGACAATACCTCAGTGCAGCCCTCCTTCCATGTCAGCATGCCACTGAGCACCATGTTGCTAAGCAACACCTCTGTCAACGTCTCCCACCCAGCACCTGGGGACTGGTTTGTGGCTGCTCATCTTCCCCCCTCATCCCAGAAGATCCAGGTGAAG CCTGACATGCTGGTCATACGTGTGGTTAAGACCTCCATTGTGGAACCTGATATGCCTCTTCCACAGActctcctctcccaccccagcTACCTCAA GATCTTTGTCCCCGAGTACACACAGGAGCTACAATTGGAGCTGCAGGGCTGTGCATCCAATGGGAGCCTGGGCTGCCCTGTGCGTCTCACTGTGGGCTCAGTCACCCTACCTAACAACTTCCAGAAGGTGCTCACCTGCACCAGCCTCACCTGGCCCTGCCGCTTGCTGCTGCCCTCACCGCCCTGGGACCGGTGGCTACAAGTGATGGCTGAGAACCTGGCAGGGTCCCATGAAGCAGTAGCTTTCAGTGCTGTAGCTGCCCTTACAG CTTGTAGGCCATGGAGTATGACCTTCTCCCACCTTCTGCAAAGCAGACAAAACCAGACCTACAACACCTCCATTGGACAGCAGTCCCTGAGCCCCTGCCACCGGGACCTGGGCAGGAGCAGTGGGTGGAGCAGTAGCCCCTTCTGCCTCTTGAGCTACCCGATCATTCGAGAGGACATGGATGTGGTATCTGTGCGCTTCCAGCCCCTGGACAGGATCTTGGTGACAGTGCATTTGAACACACCCTCCATGATGCAGCTCCGCCTCAACACAGGCATGGACAGTGGGGGTTCCCTCACCATCTCCCTGAGGACCAACAAG ACAGAGATTACAAACGATACCTTGGTGGTGGCCTGTGTGAATGCTGCCTCACCCTTCCTCAGCTTCAACACCTCGCACAactgcaccacag CCTTCTTCCAGGGCTACCCCCTGTCTCTGAGTGCCTCATCCCTCAGGGCCAATCTCATCATCCCCTACCCAGAGACAGACAACTGGTACCTCTCCCTGCAGCTGGTGTGCCTCAGGAGTCCACA GGGCTGTGAGGAGACTGTAGTCCATGTGGAGACCACCTTGCACCTGGTGCCCTGTTTGAACGACTGTGGCCCCTATGGGCAGTGCCTCCTGCTTCGCAGACATAGCTACCTTTATGCAGGATGCAGCTGCAAGGCAG GCTGGCGTGGGTGGAGCTGTACTGACAACACCACTGCCCAGACCGTGGCACAGCAGAGGGCAGCCGCACTGCTGCTGACACTCAGCAACCTCATGTTCCTGGCTCCCATTGCCATCTGTGTACACCGCTTCTTTCTTGTGGAGGCCTCTGTCTATGCCTACACCATGTTCTTCTCCACG TTCTACCATGCCTGTGACCAGCCAGGCAAGGCAGTGCTCTGCATCCTCAACTATGACACACTGCAGTACTGTGACTTCTTGGGCTCCGGGGTGTCCATCTGGGTCACCATTCTCTGCATGGCACGGCTGAAGACTGTCCTGAAACAT GTTCTGTTTCTCCTGGGCACACTGGTCATCGCCATGTCCTTGCAGCTGGACCGCAGGGGGGCCTGGAACATTATGGGGCCCTGCCTCTTTGCCTTTGTGATCATGGCCTCTATGTGG GTATACCGCTGTGGGCACCGGCGCCAATGCTACCCCAGTTCATGGCAGCGCTGGGTCTTCTACCTCCTGCCTGGCATCTCCATGGCCACTGTAGGCATCACTATCTACACTTCCTTAATGACCGCTGACAACTATTACTACACCCACAGCATCTGGCACATGCTGCTGGCAGGGAGTGCGGCGTTACTATTGCCACCACGGGAGAAGCACACAGAGCCCTGGACCTGCTGGCAGAGGCTCCCCTGCCACTATCAGATCTGCAGGAACAATCGGGATGAGCTCTACACGGTGACATGA
- the PGAP6 gene encoding post-GPI attachment to proteins factor 6 isoform X2, which yields MGRAGTGNAGEAVAVAAAGPLLLLLLLARPPPAASHSRKSDVALVSEHFSQAPQRLSFYSWYGSARLFRFHVPPDTVLLHWLLQVSRGSGPTCTDVEITVYFRYGAPPVINPLGTRFPDNTSVQPSFHVSMPLSTMLLSNTSVNVSHPAPGDWFVAAHLPPSSQKIQVKGFVPTCAYIFQPDMLVIRVVKTSIVEPDMPLPQTLLSHPSYLKIFVPEYTQELQLELQGCASNGSLGCPVRLTVGSVTLPNNFQKVLTCTSLTWPCRLLLPSPPWDRWLQVMAENLAGSHEAVAFSAVAALTACRPWSMTFSHLLQSRQNQTYNTSIGQQSLSPCHRDLGRSSGWSSSPFCLLSYPIIREDMDVVSVRFQPLDRILVTVHLNTPSMMQLRLNTGMDSGGSLTISLRTNKTEITNDTLVVACVNAASPFLSFNTSHNCTTAFFQGYPLSLSASSLRANLIIPYPETDNWYLSLQLVCLRSPQGCEETVVHVETTLHLVPCLNDCGPYGQCLLLRRHSYLYAGCSCKAGWRGWSCTDNTTAQTVAQQRAAALLLTLSNLMFLAPIAICVHRFFLVEASVYAYTMFFSTFYHACDQPGKAVLCILNYDTLQYCDFLGSGVSIWVTILCMARLKTVLKHVLFLLGTLVIAMSLQLDRRGAWNIMGPCLFAFVIMASMWVYRCGHRRQCYPSSWQRWVFYLLPGISMATVGITIYTSLMTADNYYYTHSIWHMLLAGSAALLLPPREKHTEPWTCWQRLPCHYQICRNNRDELYTVT from the exons ATGGGCCGGGCTGGGACCGGGAACGCGGGCGAGGCGGTGGCCGTAGCAGCGGCGGggccgctgctgctgcttctgctgctcGCTCGGCCCCCGCCTGCTGCCAGCCACAGCAGGAAGAGCG ACGTGGCACTTGTGTCTGAGCACTTCTCACAGGCCCCGCAGAGGCTGTCCTTCTACAGCTGGTATGGCAGCGCCAGGCTCTTCCGCTTCCACGTGCCCCCGGACACCGTGCTGCTGCACTGGCTGCTGCAAGTTTCACGGGGCAGCGGCCCCACATGCACTGATGTGGAGATCACCGT GTACTTCCGCTATGGCGCTCCTCCAGTCATCAACCCGCTGGGCACCAGATTCCCAGACAATACCTCAGTGCAGCCCTCCTTCCATGTCAGCATGCCACTGAGCACCATGTTGCTAAGCAACACCTCTGTCAACGTCTCCCACCCAGCACCTGGGGACTGGTTTGTGGCTGCTCATCTTCCCCCCTCATCCCAGAAGATCCAGGTGAAG GGCTTTGTTCCCACCTGTGCTTACATCTTCCAGCCTGACATGCTGGTCATACGTGTGGTTAAGACCTCCATTGTGGAACCTGATATGCCTCTTCCACAGActctcctctcccaccccagcTACCTCAA GATCTTTGTCCCCGAGTACACACAGGAGCTACAATTGGAGCTGCAGGGCTGTGCATCCAATGGGAGCCTGGGCTGCCCTGTGCGTCTCACTGTGGGCTCAGTCACCCTACCTAACAACTTCCAGAAGGTGCTCACCTGCACCAGCCTCACCTGGCCCTGCCGCTTGCTGCTGCCCTCACCGCCCTGGGACCGGTGGCTACAAGTGATGGCTGAGAACCTGGCAGGGTCCCATGAAGCAGTAGCTTTCAGTGCTGTAGCTGCCCTTACAG CTTGTAGGCCATGGAGTATGACCTTCTCCCACCTTCTGCAAAGCAGACAAAACCAGACCTACAACACCTCCATTGGACAGCAGTCCCTGAGCCCCTGCCACCGGGACCTGGGCAGGAGCAGTGGGTGGAGCAGTAGCCCCTTCTGCCTCTTGAGCTACCCGATCATTCGAGAGGACATGGATGTGGTATCTGTGCGCTTCCAGCCCCTGGACAGGATCTTGGTGACAGTGCATTTGAACACACCCTCCATGATGCAGCTCCGCCTCAACACAGGCATGGACAGTGGGGGTTCCCTCACCATCTCCCTGAGGACCAACAAG ACAGAGATTACAAACGATACCTTGGTGGTGGCCTGTGTGAATGCTGCCTCACCCTTCCTCAGCTTCAACACCTCGCACAactgcaccacag CCTTCTTCCAGGGCTACCCCCTGTCTCTGAGTGCCTCATCCCTCAGGGCCAATCTCATCATCCCCTACCCAGAGACAGACAACTGGTACCTCTCCCTGCAGCTGGTGTGCCTCAGGAGTCCACA GGGCTGTGAGGAGACTGTAGTCCATGTGGAGACCACCTTGCACCTGGTGCCCTGTTTGAACGACTGTGGCCCCTATGGGCAGTGCCTCCTGCTTCGCAGACATAGCTACCTTTATGCAGGATGCAGCTGCAAGGCAG GCTGGCGTGGGTGGAGCTGTACTGACAACACCACTGCCCAGACCGTGGCACAGCAGAGGGCAGCCGCACTGCTGCTGACACTCAGCAACCTCATGTTCCTGGCTCCCATTGCCATCTGTGTACACCGCTTCTTTCTTGTGGAGGCCTCTGTCTATGCCTACACCATGTTCTTCTCCACG TTCTACCATGCCTGTGACCAGCCAGGCAAGGCAGTGCTCTGCATCCTCAACTATGACACACTGCAGTACTGTGACTTCTTGGGCTCCGGGGTGTCCATCTGGGTCACCATTCTCTGCATGGCACGGCTGAAGACTGTCCTGAAACAT GTTCTGTTTCTCCTGGGCACACTGGTCATCGCCATGTCCTTGCAGCTGGACCGCAGGGGGGCCTGGAACATTATGGGGCCCTGCCTCTTTGCCTTTGTGATCATGGCCTCTATGTGG GTATACCGCTGTGGGCACCGGCGCCAATGCTACCCCAGTTCATGGCAGCGCTGGGTCTTCTACCTCCTGCCTGGCATCTCCATGGCCACTGTAGGCATCACTATCTACACTTCCTTAATGACCGCTGACAACTATTACTACACCCACAGCATCTGGCACATGCTGCTGGCAGGGAGTGCGGCGTTACTATTGCCACCACGGGAGAAGCACACAGAGCCCTGGACCTGCTGGCAGAGGCTCCCCTGCCACTATCAGATCTGCAGGAACAATCGGGATGAGCTCTACACGGTGACATGA
- the PGAP6 gene encoding post-GPI attachment to proteins factor 6 isoform X1: protein MSSQVRAGNQPPHLSLFTCPVEGPSQLLEAQRGREKECVLVSSTWGRYVALVSEHFSQAPQRLSFYSWYGSARLFRFHVPPDTVLLHWLLQVSRGSGPTCTDVEITVYFRYGAPPVINPLGTRFPDNTSVQPSFHVSMPLSTMLLSNTSVNVSHPAPGDWFVAAHLPPSSQKIQVKGFVPTCAYIFQPDMLVIRVVKTSIVEPDMPLPQTLLSHPSYLKIFVPEYTQELQLELQGCASNGSLGCPVRLTVGSVTLPNNFQKVLTCTSLTWPCRLLLPSPPWDRWLQVMAENLAGSHEAVAFSAVAALTACRPWSMTFSHLLQSRQNQTYNTSIGQQSLSPCHRDLGRSSGWSSSPFCLLSYPIIREDMDVVSVRFQPLDRILVTVHLNTPSMMQLRLNTGMDSGGSLTISLRTNKTEITNDTLVVACVNAASPFLSFNTSHNCTTAFFQGYPLSLSASSLRANLIIPYPETDNWYLSLQLVCLRSPQGCEETVVHVETTLHLVPCLNDCGPYGQCLLLRRHSYLYAGCSCKAGWRGWSCTDNTTAQTVAQQRAAALLLTLSNLMFLAPIAICVHRFFLVEASVYAYTMFFSTFYHACDQPGKAVLCILNYDTLQYCDFLGSGVSIWVTILCMARLKTVLKHVLFLLGTLVIAMSLQLDRRGAWNIMGPCLFAFVIMASMWVYRCGHRRQCYPSSWQRWVFYLLPGISMATVGITIYTSLMTADNYYYTHSIWHMLLAGSAALLLPPREKHTEPWTCWQRLPCHYQICRNNRDELYTVT from the exons ATGTCCTCACAGGTGAGAGCAGGCAACCAGCCCCCACATCTGAGCCTCTTTACCTGTCCAGTGGAGGGGCCTTCACAGCTACTGGAagctcaaaggggaagagaaaaggagtgTGTCCTGGTATCCAGCACCTGGGGCAGAT ACGTGGCACTTGTGTCTGAGCACTTCTCACAGGCCCCGCAGAGGCTGTCCTTCTACAGCTGGTATGGCAGCGCCAGGCTCTTCCGCTTCCACGTGCCCCCGGACACCGTGCTGCTGCACTGGCTGCTGCAAGTTTCACGGGGCAGCGGCCCCACATGCACTGATGTGGAGATCACCGT GTACTTCCGCTATGGCGCTCCTCCAGTCATCAACCCGCTGGGCACCAGATTCCCAGACAATACCTCAGTGCAGCCCTCCTTCCATGTCAGCATGCCACTGAGCACCATGTTGCTAAGCAACACCTCTGTCAACGTCTCCCACCCAGCACCTGGGGACTGGTTTGTGGCTGCTCATCTTCCCCCCTCATCCCAGAAGATCCAGGTGAAG GGCTTTGTTCCCACCTGTGCTTACATCTTCCAGCCTGACATGCTGGTCATACGTGTGGTTAAGACCTCCATTGTGGAACCTGATATGCCTCTTCCACAGActctcctctcccaccccagcTACCTCAA GATCTTTGTCCCCGAGTACACACAGGAGCTACAATTGGAGCTGCAGGGCTGTGCATCCAATGGGAGCCTGGGCTGCCCTGTGCGTCTCACTGTGGGCTCAGTCACCCTACCTAACAACTTCCAGAAGGTGCTCACCTGCACCAGCCTCACCTGGCCCTGCCGCTTGCTGCTGCCCTCACCGCCCTGGGACCGGTGGCTACAAGTGATGGCTGAGAACCTGGCAGGGTCCCATGAAGCAGTAGCTTTCAGTGCTGTAGCTGCCCTTACAG CTTGTAGGCCATGGAGTATGACCTTCTCCCACCTTCTGCAAAGCAGACAAAACCAGACCTACAACACCTCCATTGGACAGCAGTCCCTGAGCCCCTGCCACCGGGACCTGGGCAGGAGCAGTGGGTGGAGCAGTAGCCCCTTCTGCCTCTTGAGCTACCCGATCATTCGAGAGGACATGGATGTGGTATCTGTGCGCTTCCAGCCCCTGGACAGGATCTTGGTGACAGTGCATTTGAACACACCCTCCATGATGCAGCTCCGCCTCAACACAGGCATGGACAGTGGGGGTTCCCTCACCATCTCCCTGAGGACCAACAAG ACAGAGATTACAAACGATACCTTGGTGGTGGCCTGTGTGAATGCTGCCTCACCCTTCCTCAGCTTCAACACCTCGCACAactgcaccacag CCTTCTTCCAGGGCTACCCCCTGTCTCTGAGTGCCTCATCCCTCAGGGCCAATCTCATCATCCCCTACCCAGAGACAGACAACTGGTACCTCTCCCTGCAGCTGGTGTGCCTCAGGAGTCCACA GGGCTGTGAGGAGACTGTAGTCCATGTGGAGACCACCTTGCACCTGGTGCCCTGTTTGAACGACTGTGGCCCCTATGGGCAGTGCCTCCTGCTTCGCAGACATAGCTACCTTTATGCAGGATGCAGCTGCAAGGCAG GCTGGCGTGGGTGGAGCTGTACTGACAACACCACTGCCCAGACCGTGGCACAGCAGAGGGCAGCCGCACTGCTGCTGACACTCAGCAACCTCATGTTCCTGGCTCCCATTGCCATCTGTGTACACCGCTTCTTTCTTGTGGAGGCCTCTGTCTATGCCTACACCATGTTCTTCTCCACG TTCTACCATGCCTGTGACCAGCCAGGCAAGGCAGTGCTCTGCATCCTCAACTATGACACACTGCAGTACTGTGACTTCTTGGGCTCCGGGGTGTCCATCTGGGTCACCATTCTCTGCATGGCACGGCTGAAGACTGTCCTGAAACAT GTTCTGTTTCTCCTGGGCACACTGGTCATCGCCATGTCCTTGCAGCTGGACCGCAGGGGGGCCTGGAACATTATGGGGCCCTGCCTCTTTGCCTTTGTGATCATGGCCTCTATGTGG GTATACCGCTGTGGGCACCGGCGCCAATGCTACCCCAGTTCATGGCAGCGCTGGGTCTTCTACCTCCTGCCTGGCATCTCCATGGCCACTGTAGGCATCACTATCTACACTTCCTTAATGACCGCTGACAACTATTACTACACCCACAGCATCTGGCACATGCTGCTGGCAGGGAGTGCGGCGTTACTATTGCCACCACGGGAGAAGCACACAGAGCCCTGGACCTGCTGGCAGAGGCTCCCCTGCCACTATCAGATCTGCAGGAACAATCGGGATGAGCTCTACACGGTGACATGA